A single Pseudomonas sp. DC1.2 DNA region contains:
- a CDS encoding 3'-5' exonuclease gives MSLFSWLRPATPLLAAELQQRLQHLPPMPELSECSLREQRWVVLDLETTGLNLNKDRVLSIGAVVIEDGAIDFSQQFERTLQCADMKLAPSVLIHGLGPSAIAAGSDPAQALLQFMEFVGDSPLLAFHAPFDQHMLGRALKDHLGYKLQHTFLDVADIAPLLCPQANIREAGLDEWINWFKLQVFERHNASADALATAELALILFSRARQQQIHSPLNLQQRLNQWKRRQQAPSF, from the coding sequence ATGAGTTTGTTTTCATGGCTGCGGCCCGCAACGCCCCTGCTGGCCGCCGAGCTGCAACAGCGCCTGCAACACTTGCCGCCGATGCCCGAACTAAGTGAATGCAGCCTGCGAGAGCAACGTTGGGTGGTGCTCGACCTGGAAACCACCGGGCTGAATCTGAACAAGGACCGTGTGTTATCCATCGGCGCGGTGGTGATCGAGGACGGCGCCATTGATTTCAGCCAGCAGTTTGAACGCACCTTGCAATGTGCCGACATGAAGCTAGCCCCCAGCGTGTTGATTCACGGTCTTGGCCCCAGTGCAATTGCTGCCGGCAGCGATCCGGCCCAGGCCTTGCTGCAATTCATGGAGTTCGTGGGCGACAGCCCGCTGCTGGCGTTTCATGCTCCGTTCGATCAGCACATGCTCGGGCGCGCGCTCAAAGATCATCTGGGCTACAAGCTGCAACATACGTTTCTGGATGTAGCAGACATCGCCCCGCTGCTGTGCCCGCAGGCGAACATCCGCGAGGCCGGGCTTGATGAGTGGATCAACTGGTTCAAGCTGCAGGTGTTCGAACGTCACAACGCCAGTGCCGACGCGTTGGCGACTGCGGAGCTGGCACTGATTCTGTTCAGTCGAGCGCGCCAGCAACAGATTCATAGCCCCTTGAACCTGCAACAGCGGTTGAACCAGTGGAAACGCCGACAGCAGGCGCCTTCCTTCTAG
- a CDS encoding RNA polymerase sigma factor: protein MSSVPSPQNVLVGALYRDHRGWLLAWLRRNVACPQRAEDLSQDTFVRLLGRDELHAPREPRAFLVAIAKGLLFDYFRRAALEQAYLTELMRVPEGEQPSVEEQQLILEDLKAIDRLLGRLSSKARAAFLYNRLDGLGHAEIAEKLGVSVPRVRQYLAQGIRQCYIALYGEPV, encoded by the coding sequence GTGTCGTCAGTCCCAAGCCCTCAAAATGTGCTCGTTGGTGCGTTGTATCGCGACCACCGTGGCTGGCTGCTGGCTTGGTTGCGGCGCAACGTCGCCTGTCCGCAACGGGCCGAAGACCTGAGCCAGGACACATTCGTGCGACTGTTGGGGCGCGATGAACTGCACGCACCACGCGAACCGCGAGCATTTTTGGTGGCGATTGCCAAGGGCCTGCTGTTCGACTACTTCCGCCGTGCCGCGCTGGAGCAGGCCTACCTCACCGAACTGATGCGAGTCCCCGAAGGCGAGCAACCCTCGGTGGAAGAGCAGCAACTGATTCTCGAGGACCTTAAAGCGATAGACCGCCTATTGGGCCGGTTGTCGAGCAAAGCCCGGGCAGCGTTTCTCTATAACCGCCTTGACGGCCTCGGCCACGCCGAAATCGCCGAGAAACTCGGCGTTTCGGTGCCACGCGTGCGTCAGTATCTGGCCCAAGGCATTCGTCAGTGCTACATCGCGCTCTACGGTGAACCGGTGTGA